A section of the Fundulus heteroclitus isolate FHET01 unplaced genomic scaffold, MU-UCD_Fhet_4.1 scaffold_474, whole genome shotgun sequence genome encodes:
- the LOC118560741 gene encoding zinc finger protein 177-like yields MISFFVPTDLQKPHVSTEEEASSIQQLCNQRRRSSHDQEEAEHKWSEKEQVKPDPPLIQEENVEPESLWIKEEQREWEPLIEDQEGPELPLIEEQKERPDPLRLKHEQQNVENLATRRDVCSSQEGEQLVQKQSVVLMETFTLQEREGEPGTEQLSFHISPVVQTKDQEGSSSTGPESQSFTDTKKMSLKCDVCGKSWKKKSILKDHYRTHTGERPFPCQTCGKSFTQLSSLNGHIKTHTGKRPFSCQTCGKSFSHMYPLKRHMRSHSSEKPFSCQTCEKSFNQLSNLNAHIRIHTGERPFSCQTCGKSFTRGSHLKLHLRIHTGERPFSCQM; encoded by the exons ATGATCTCTTTCTTTGTCCCCACAGACCTCCAGAAGCCACATGTCTCCACGGAGGAGGAAGCTTCTTCCATCCAACAGCTCTGCAACCAGAGGAGAAGGTCCAGTCATGACCAGGAGGAAGCAGAACATAAGTGGTCTGAAAAGGAACAGGTGAAACCTGATCCTCCCCTGATTCAAGAAGAAAATGTGGAACCTGAGTCTTTGTGGATTAAAGAAGAACAAAGGGAATGGGAACCACTAATTGAAGACCAAGAAGGCCCAGAACTTCCACTGATTGAGGAACAAAAGGAGCGACCAGATCCTTTGAGGCTTAAACATGAACAGCAGAATGTAGAAAATTTAGCAACTAGAAGGGATGTCTGCAGCAGTCAGGAGGGAGAGCAGCTTGTCCAGAAGCAGTCTGTTGTTCTAATGGAGACCTTTACCCTTCAGGAACGTGAAGGAGAACCAGGAACTGAGCAGCTTTCCTTTCATATCTCTCCTGTAGTTCAGACCAAAGACCAGGAAGGAAGCAGCTCCACTGGGCCAGAGAGTCAGTCTTTCACTGACACtaagaaaatgtctttaaaatgtgatgtttgtgggaagtcttggaaaaagaaaagtataTTGAAAGACCATTACagaacccacacaggtgagaggccttttccttgtcagacatgtggaaaaagtttcactCAACTAAGCAGTTTAAATGGTCACATTAAAACCCACACAG gtaaaaggcctttttcttgtcagacatgcGGAAAAAGTTTCTCTCATATGTACCCTTTAAAACGTCACATGAGAAGCCACTCAAGTGAaaagcctttttcttgtcagactTGCGAAAAAAGTTTTAATCAACTGAGTAATTTAAATGCTCACATTagaatccacacaggtgagaggcctttttcttgtcagacatgcGGAAAAAGTTTCACTCGAGGGAGTCATTTAAAACTTCAcctgagaatccacacaggagagaggcctttttcttgtcagatgtga